The proteins below are encoded in one region of Penicillium psychrofluorescens genome assembly, chromosome: 4:
- a CDS encoding uncharacterized protein (ID:PFLUO_006113-T1.cds;~source:funannotate), producing MVKRVLVGYGIDVDAVSGWINTCSGAPAGPTDVSRGIFGATVGIDRILKMLNKYGIKATWFVPAHSVESFPGQLNKVRDGGHEIGLHGYCHEFVVTMSEEQQRDIMKKSIEVLTKFTGKKPRGWTAPAWDTSKETIKILEEFGIEYDHSFMHHDCQLYYAPNGEEDWKETNAKNKASTWMEPMTKIIPSNVVEVPANWHLDDWPPFVVSFKAASAQGYVSPDVIEQLWKSQFDYFYREYDTFVFPMTIHPQVSGKPQVILMA from the exons ATGGTCAAGAGAGTTCTAGTTGGTTACGGCATCGATGTCGATGCAGTGAGTGGCTG GATCAATACCTGTTCAGGCGCTCCTGCCGGTCCCACTGATGTCTCTCGGGGCATTTTCGGGGCCACTGTTGGAATTGACCGTATTCTGAAGATGTTAAACAAGTACGGCATCAAAGCAACGTGGTTCGTCCCGGCCCACTCCGTGGAATCTTTCCCGGGCCAGTTGAACAAAGTCCGCGACGGCGGTCATGAAAT TGGTCTCCATGGTTATTGCCATGAGTTTGTTGTTACGATGAGCGAAGAACAACAGCGTGATATTATGAAAAAATCCATCGAGGTTCTCACCAAGTTTACTGGTAAGAAACCAAGAGGGTGGACCGCTCCGGCATGGGATACTTCGAAAGAAACTATCAAAATCCTCGAAGAGTTTGGCATC GAGTACGATCATTCCTTCATGCACCATGACTGCCAGCTTTACTATGCCCCaaatggcgaagaagactggaAAGAAACCAACGCCAAAAACAAAGCTTCGACCTGGATGGAACCCATGACCAAGATAATCCCGAGCAACGTGGTCGAAGTTCCAGCAAACTGGCACCTTGATGATTGGCCACCATTTGTTGTCAGTTTCAAAGCAGCCAGTGCCCAAGGATATGTGAGCCCAGATGTAATTGAACAGCTCTGGAAGAGTCAGTTTGATTATTTTTATCGGGAGTATGACACTTTCGTCTTTCCGATGACTATTCATCCGCAAGTCAGCGGGAAGCCGCAGGTGATTCTCATGGCATGA
- a CDS encoding uncharacterized protein (ID:PFLUO_006114-T1.cds;~source:funannotate) — protein sequence MPEIADPNENNPQPDPNSTAQSVSGLSSIPTSVASFLFENYMTRVVVKYPIFYSADVVACFNSVFHNSASSLGPGGSATPREIYIISLIMAISLTTAARTQQAWANSIATGLLKEAMQHIHSVCTNDIAGLQALLLLLEYTVMDPTSANMWLLSGFTTQACIDLGLHHESLDDQSMDPITKDIRRRVFWCAYEMEVATSAALLRPSTSYYIRTNVPFPAEVEDGSISVSGIDLDGYAIKFASRRIWQFRQIEAEIMSVLFHYRETSPSPPSLSTWMDETEAKINKWNQEVHWSASLNTDSRKTSQWVEMCLYADIARDYIIVTLFRPNPRIKDPTCGNLMKAFHAGIRVADGYWKQSNLDFGNSKYVFHPCYHTFSAAVVFLRALQRCKETISATYSLDEVEHCIAYFSRLFTTIAERWPAASRCLEEFERLMAPVKREYIDYTIQTARNISQDSPYGRIQAFGDNDDMTYCSAWQLDSIDFGPLLAPGLWDYESPELSLAFPIDWNAEFDFGMN from the coding sequence ATGCCGGAGATAGCCGATCCCAACGAGAATAATCCACAGCCAGATCCCAATTCTACCGCTCAGTCGGTTAGTGGGCTATCATCGATACCTACGAGTGTAGCGAGCTTTCTGTTTGAGAATTATATGACCCGCGTGGTTGTCAAGTATCCCATCTTCTACTCGGCCGACGTCGTGGCATGTTTCAATTCCGTGTTTCACAACTCAGCCTCGAGCTTGGGCCCAGGAGGTTCTGCAACTCCACGAGAGATCTACATTATCAGCCTCATCATGGCTATTTCTTTGACTACCGCGGCACGTACTCAACAAGCCTGGGCGAACTCAATTGCAACAGGCCTCTTAAAGGAGGCAATGCAACACATCCATTCAGTCTGTACGAATGATATCGCTGGGTTGCAGGCTCTCCTTCTATTACTGGAGTATACAGTCATGGATCCGACTTCTGCAAATATGTGGCTTTTATCCGGATTTACGACACAGGCATGTATTGACCTGGGCCTGCATCATGAAAGTTTGGATGACCAGAGCATGGATCCAATTACCAAGGACATTCGACGAAGGGTCTTTTGGTGCGCATACGAAATGGAAGTAGCTACTTCCGCGGCACTGTTAAGACCTTCCACTTCTTACTACATTCGAACCAATGTGCCATTCCCGGCTGAAGTCGAGGATGGTTCTATATCAGTGTCTGGTATTGATCTAGACGGATACGCCATCAAGTTTGCTTCGCGAAGAATCTGGCAATTTCGACAGATTGAGGCAGAAATTATGTCGGTACTTTTCCACTATAGAGAAACCTCGccctctcccccctctctcAGTACCTGGATGGATGAGACTGAGGCAAAAATTAACAAGTGGAATCAGGAGGTCCACTGGTCTGCATCCCTCAATACTGATTCCAGAAAAACATCCCAATGGGTGGAGATGTGTCTATATGCCGATATTGCTCGCGACTACATCATTGTTACATTGTTCCGTCCCAACCCCCGAATCAAAGATCCGACATGCGGGAATTTGATGAAGGCCTTCCACGCGGGTATTCGCGTGGCTGATGGCTATTGGAAACAATCAAACCTCGATTTCGGTAACAGCAAATACGTCTTTCATCCTTGCTATCACACATTCTCGGCTGCGGTTGTATTCCTTCGGGCTCTCCAACGGTGCAAGGAAACTATTTCGGCTACATACAGCCTAGATGAGGTTGAGCACTGTATTGCGTATTTCTCGCGGCTTTTCACTACTATTGCTGAGCGATGGCCGGCCGCATCACGATGCCTTGAGGAGTTCGAACGACTGATGGCGCCGGTAAAGAGAGAGTATATTGACTATACCATTCAAACGGCGAGAAATATCTCCCAGGACTCCCCTTATGGCCGTATTCAAGCGTTTGGGGATAATGACGATATGACATATTGCTCTGCGTGGCAACTAGATAGCATTGATTTTGGGCCACTATTGGCTCCAGGACTATGGGACTATGAAAGCCCTGAACTATCGCTCGCCTTTCCCATTGATTGGAATGCTGAGTTCGATTTTGGGATGAACTGA
- a CDS encoding uncharacterized protein (ID:PFLUO_006115-T1.cds;~source:funannotate) — translation MVTKDSTENLGSASWIETGGYVPGSNFHERATTFLETVNWDVLASISSRLRNGVPCKFSGTYSIGHYNMVRHIAFADGVRWVARVRLPELFGDTEALDVASILRVEISSMRFLKAKTSIPIPEVHSYCLDLTNDVGAPYILMDYIHGTVATELQEAKKCDAHLFGTQDQDRKFRQQMADIQVKLSSFTFDQIGSLYQDEQTSDFFIGPDVETGKGPWASSMDYYTDLANHVLQVCVRSAEPEVQKSVSFTIPCVFQHLIFLYSQSRSMGGPSSLVNRDFGAHNLLVNDNFEIIGVIDLDGVMAAPMEVVAQYPVLTGLDTEPPGHVETKPAAIDRIRVTEPKLKEYKDLIGTAEAEMNGDEGDTPIANLMLSDATNVFQGLLSYRCHQKFVNDNWMEAYARLLHSYYMRDMGVTGIPTAILDTDG, via the exons ATGGTGACTAAAGATTCAACTGAAAATCTTGGAAGTGCTTCTTGGATCGAAACCGGCGGGTACGTGCCAGGCAGTAATTTCCATGAGCGGGCCACGACATTCCTTGAGACGGTCAACTGGGACGTGCTGGCGTCGATTTCTTCGCGCCTTCGTAATGGCGTCCCCTGCAAGTTTAGCGGGACGTATTCTATCGGTCACTACAACATGGTCCGCCACATTGCGTTTGCTGACGGGGTCAGATGGGTTGCAAGGGTAAGGCTACCAGAGCTATTTGGTGATACGGAGGCTCTCGATGTGGCCAGCATTCTCAGGGTGGAAATTTCTAGTATGAGGTTTCTGAA GGCCAAAACCTCTATCCCTATTCCGGAAGTGCATTCCTACTGTCTCGATCTAACGAATGACGTTGGCGCCCCGTATATTCTAATGGATTATATCCACGGAACGGTTGCGACAGAATTACAAGAGGCAAAGAAATGTGACGCCCATCTGTTTGGCACACAGGACCAAGATCGGAAGTTCAGGCAGCAAATGGCAGATATTCAAGTCAAGCTATCGTCGTTCACGTTCGATCAGATTGGAAGCCTCTATCAGGATGAACAGACCTCtgacttcttcatcggcccAGATGTCGAAACCGGCAAGGGGCCTTGGGCCTCCTCAATGGACTACTATACTGATCTCGCGAACCACGTTCTTCAAGTGTGTGTACGCAGCGCAGAGCCTGAGGTCCAGAAAAGTGTTTCGTTTACAATCCCGTGTGTCTTCCAACACCTCATTTTTCTATATAGCCAGAGCCGTTCAATGGGAGGTCCTTCCAGCCTCGTGAATCGCGATTTTGGAGCCCACAACCTTCTTGTGAACGATAATTTCGAAATAATCGGCGTAATCGACTTAGACGGAGTTATGGCTGCCCCAATGGAGGTCGTCGCCCAGTATCCAGTCTTGACTGGGCTAGACACAGAGCCTCCAGGACACGTTGAGACCAAACCAGCTGCCATTGACCGCATCAGGGTGACAGAGCCAAAGCTCAAGGAATACAAAGACTTAATAGGAACCGCCGAAGCCGAAATGAACGGGGATGAGGGGGACACGCCGATTGCGAACCTGATGTTATCAGATGCCACTAACGTATTCCAGGGTCTTCTGAGCTACAGGTGCCACCAAAAATTTGTAAACGACAATTGGATGGAAGCATACGCGAGGCTCCTTCACAGCTACTACATGAGAGACATGGGAGTCACCGGTATCCCAACTGCAATCCTAGATACCGATGGATAA
- a CDS encoding uncharacterized protein (ID:PFLUO_006116-T1.cds;~source:funannotate), whose translation MNSPAPPAAATSALTSLESALGPGTKVWHLVLGALGVALAFFVVYGAIICCRAWLDNRYIDLAQVPADASPEAREFAVAALRESRPSWLDRAVHRLRRRQDPEEISLPLIESAQQAAAANYRAAAAAHERAAADLRNAAAANARAAADEEAQADAQQSADEEAQADAQQPADEEAQADAQQSAPQQPPPRSPPPRSPPLPSMTLSPLISKPPPPSTPPPPSTPPPPPSRPIVSRSGAAS comes from the exons ATGAACTCTCCTGCCCCTCCTGCAgccgccacctccgcccTCACTTCCCTGGAGAGCGCCCTCGGCCCGGGGACCAAGGTGTGGCACTTGGTCCTCGGCGCCCTGGGCgtcgccttggcctttttcGTGGTGTACGGAGCCATTATCTGCTGCCGGGCCTGGCTTGATAACCG CTACATCGACCTCGCCCAGGTCCCCGCCGATGCCTCGCCCGAGGCCCGGGAGTTCGCCGTCGCGGCTCTCCGTGAGAGCCGGCCGT CGTGGCTGGACCGAGCCGTGCaccgtcttcgccgccgccaggaCCCCGAAGAGATTTCATTGCCGCTGATTGAATCGGCGCAGCAGGCCGCCGCTGCCAACTACCgggccgccgccgccgcccacGAGCGCGCCGCTGCCGACCTCAGGAATGCGGCCGCCGCCAACGCGCGAGcggccgccgacgaggaggcccagGCCGACGCCCAGCAGtccgccgacgaggaggcccagGCCGACGCCCAGCAGcccgccgacgaggaggcccagGCCGACGCCCAGCAGTCCGCCCCCCAGCAGCCCCCCCCCCGCAGCCCGCCCCCCCGCAGCCCGCCACTGCCGAGCATGACGCTGTCACCGCTTATCAGcaagccgccgccgccgagcacgccgccgccgccgagcacaccgccgccgccgcccagcaggccaatCGTGAGTCGATCTGGCGCCGCATCGTGA
- a CDS encoding uncharacterized protein (ID:PFLUO_006117-T1.cds;~source:funannotate): MASPRVFITGATGYIGGDGLYAVANAHPNWQLSALVRSKDKAAQVTAQYPKIRVVHGDLNSADLIEEEVKNADIVFHFADCDHVASATAIAKGAQHHTRERPVWIIHTSGTGILTVEDQRAHSYGIERPKEYNDWDGVSELLNLPADAFHRNVDEIIIGANKQDPTAVKTAIVCPPAIYGPGRGPGNQKSFQAYHLSAAVLKRKKGFLVGPGQNVWHQVHVQDLSNVYLALGEAAAAGGGKATWNEEGYYLAEDGPFVWGDIQRAVAQAAFEKKLIPSPEVEQLNDAQVTEVLSVGVYAWGTNSRGHAIRARKLFGWEPKQPKLIDLIPSIVELEAKGMGLL, from the exons ATGGCTTCCCCCCGAGTCTTCAT CACTGGCGCCACTGGCTACATCGGCGGTGACGGCCTTTACGCCGTCGCCAATGCCCACCCCAACTGGCAACTGTCGGCCCTGGTTCGCAGCAAGGATAAAGCGGCCCAGGTCACGGCGCAGTACCCCAAGATCCGCGTGGTGCACGGCGACCTGAACTCGGCCGATCTCATCGAGGAAGAGGTCAAGAACGCCGATATCGTCTTCC ACTTTGCCGACTGCGACCACGTCGCCTCGGCTACTGCAATTGCCAAAGGCGCTCAGCACCACACCCGCGAGCGCCCGGTCTGGATCATTCACACCTCAGGCACCGGCATCCTAACAGTAGAAGACCAGCGCGCTCACTCATATGGCATCGAGCGGCCCAAGGAGTACAATGATTGGGATGGTGTTAGCGAGCTGCTTAACCTACCCGCGGATGCCTTCCACCGCAacgtcgacgagatcatcatcggcgccaaCAAGCAGGACCCCACCGCCGTGAAGACGGCCATCGTCTGCCCGCCCGCCATATATGGCCCCGGCCGCGGACCAGGCAATCAGAAGAGCTTCCAGGCGTACCATCTCAGCGCCGCAGTGctgaagcgcaagaagggctTTCTCGTTGGCCCGGGCCAGAACGTCTGGCACCAGGTCCACGTCCAGGACCTGAGCAACGTCTACCTGGCCCTGGGTGAAGCAGccgctgccggtggtgggaAGGCTACTTGGAACGAGGAGGGCTATTATCTTGCCGAAGATGGGCCTTTCGTTTGGGGCGATATCCAGCGCGCTGTTGCACAGGCGGCTTTTGAGAAGAAGCTGATTCCTTCACCGGAGGTGGAGCAGTTGAATGATGCCCAGGTGACGGAAGTTCTTTCGGTGGGTGTTTATGCTTGGGGCACCAACTCTCGTGGTCATGCTATTCGGGCGAGGAAGCTCTTTGGTTGGGAGCCTAAGCAGCCGAAGCTGATTGATCTCATCCCAAGCATCGTTGAGCTCGAGGCGAAGGGAATGGGCTTGCTGTAA
- a CDS encoding uncharacterized protein (ID:PFLUO_006118-T1.cds;~source:funannotate): MDYSAISHDPDHSSGSSPWGSPRADRTTFAGNDVPSSPLPGQEQSADESEQSQHQSPNLSAQLQRAQLADSEEQAHFATQQPQHAPQQQQSSHPARYHPGPRSNARPPAPAYKIQGKITSLERTGKKDPILRFDIHTNIPKFRTTQYRDVRRTHSEFVKLADHLISANPEALVPAVPPPVTPAGAGTDEDEIRVKSSMQRWLNYVLSNDVLTQDDEMVLFVESDFGYSPVVRMKQPATGVRRKMLKQFAPPPDDTPELQAARPMVKMFYLGTMDANHKVDRVVKARRGLGLAESDFGVKLGQMHVQETHPGLAAAYRKLGKIIQTVGDYHAVQATAEATTMGDPLGYHSSDAFIVKETLTNRHILLRDLLQAQQSASSKRAAADRLKVSSSVRSDKVDEAINALEEAQSHEEYLTKRTQRVTTNLLQEKRRWFDRTTNDLLFSLREYTLRQIEAERRTLATLESVRPDIRAIDASGGLSRLGRETHPSTRRPNLASSQGPKGDAWSGVPRRNDSFSRSISGSVSGSFTAPPAGEEEDEANGQGADKGRVRSTSQVGSIAEEDDDRLDARNAASRLATSTF; the protein is encoded by the exons ATGGACTACTCTGCCATCTCCCACGACCCAGACCATTCCAGCGGTTCCTCGCCCTGGGGTTCTCCGCGTGCCGACCGCACCACATTCGCCGGCAATGACGTTCCGTCATCACCGTTACCAGGCCAGGAGCAATCGGCGGACGAATCGGAGCAATCCCAACACCAATCCCCAAACCTCTCGGCCCAGCTGCAGCGTGCCCAGTTGGCAGATTCGGAAGAGCAGGCCCATTTTGCCACACAGCAGCCCCAGCACGcgcctcagcagcagcaatcaTCCCACCCCGCACGCTACCATCCCGGGCCAAGGTCGAACGCCAGGCCACCGGCGCCAGCCTACAAGATTCAAGGCAAAATTACCAGTCTAGAACGAACGGGGAAAAAGGACCCCATCCTTCGGTTCGATATCCAT ACCAATATCCCCAAGTTCCGCACCACCCAGTACCGAGACGTCCGTCGCACCCATTCTGAATTCGTCAAGCTCGCCGACCACTTGATTTCTGCCAACCCGGAAGCGCTGGTCCCCGCCGTGCCCCCTCCCGTGACTCCCGCAGGTGCAGGCAccgatgaggatgagatccGGGTGAAGTCGTCGATGCAGCGGTGGCTCAATTACGTGCTGAGCAATGATGTCCTCACCCAGGATGACGAAATGGTCCTGTTCGTGGAGAGCGACTTTGGATATAGCCCTGTAGTGCGCATGAAGCAGCCGGCAACCGGAGTGCGTCGCAAGATGTTGAAGCAGTTTGCGCCGCCCCCAGATGACACCCCTGAGCTGCAGGCGGCCCGTCCGATGGTCAAAATGTTTTACTTGGGGACAATGGACGCCAATCACAAGGTTGACCGTGTAGTCAAGGCTCGCCGAG GGTTGGGTCTCGCTGAATCCGATTTCGGTGTCAAGCTCGGTCAGATGCACGTCCAGGAGACACATCCTGGCTTGGCCGCGGCCTATCGCAAGCTCGGGAAGATCATTCAGACCGTGGGAGATTACCATGCCGTCCAGGCCACGGCGGAGGCCACTACTATGGGCGATCCTCTGGGCTATCATTCGTCTGATGCTTTCATCGTCAAGGAAACCTTGACTAACCGACACATTCTGTTGCGGGATCTCCTTCAAGCTCAACAGAGCGCCAGCAGCAAGCGCGCCGCGGCTGACCGATTGAAGGTCAGCTCGTCTGTCCGGTCAGacaaggtggacgaggcgatCAACGCTCTTGAGGAGGCACAAAGCCACGAGGAGTACCTCACCAAACGCACGCAGCGCGTCACAACGAATCTGTTGCAGGAGAAACGCCGCTGGTTCGACCGAACGACCAACGACCTCCTGTTCAGCCTGCGTGAATACACCCTGCGCcagatcgaggccgagcggCGCACCCTGGCTACTCTGGAGAGCGTCCGGCCGGATATCCGCGCCATTGATGCCTCCGGTGGCCTGAGCCGACTAGGCCGTGAAACCCACCCGTCGACGCGGCGGCCGAATCTTGCCTCAAGCCAAGGCCCCAAGGGCGACGCGTGGAGTGGCGTGCCCCGTCGGAATGACAGTTTCAGCCGCAGCATCAGTGGCAGCGTGAGCGGGAGCTTCACGGCGCCTCCggctggcgaagaagaggatgaggcgAACGGCCAGGGCGCTGACAAGGGTCGTGTGCGGTCGACTAGCCAGGTCGGGTCGAttgcggaggaggacgatgaccGACTGGATGCGCGCAATGCGGCCAGTCGGCTCGCTACCAGCACGTTCTAG